In Zygosaccharomyces rouxii strain CBS732 chromosome D complete sequence, one DNA window encodes the following:
- the TRS120 gene encoding TRAPPII-specific subunit TRS120 (similar to Q04183 YDR407C uniprot|Q05731 Saccharomyces cerevisiae TRS120 Component of the targeting complex (TRAPP) involved in ER to Golgi membrane traffic) yields the protein MNPSMYDASFVQPCRVRLLVVPVGKWKRSQFLEAVTKLRKYNEVRLVDITPIDSPLFTPQGFPQGRLFFEVITSGHNDALNLFLYDFEPFRKIFVVVGLVNDDSSSEDNLKVLKEKYPTVISHNLIYVGSNVDAGSSQDAQVFRSGDEFESNLETIICDIGRNFLQALSHYYSSYKHVTLRSPGAIGGNAVLKTSLTRQLAHANLPTNSTSSSSSSRKMNSFESTTNSIKRSASLKLAKSLSTSENRSQLRSQGRQHKILGNFQLLAGRYISALHSFTEAVTQLYKVRDHLWLASALDGIAICLLLLSFLNISFQIPYIVMLIIPVQTSNPSADPISPRNSSNGPIRSPRNSSSSLGLSQDVDVENVNLPILIRSISEKILYYYELSLNHHCDYAPQTVYSETLLKTLTFMVTCYSSTKLSPPILEKIIKGSLSSSLGPATMFDSNQLGPIDGKDEILFSKIEIYSFANKIFELQLKEMDLESQTIIYIVLSKVYHSLGFARKRLFVLRLLLVALLANQEKINWDENYLEILDGMIKLYGIEDRTPETSVQDSQASAWLTLQRKCLQLCLMVSRKLKNSECTSRYAVMLLSRYTHLLTQSEQQNLFTSFIQPSMFDGYIQSYWDPFLLRDVKLTRLESDVSGGELPVESEMSVLDKKAKVNPTRSDEVFNPFRQLLAADKVVSEADPTSQNVFLVGDRAMFSCMVQNPFKFEISFTGIQFNSETTKFCELGKSDVNLKRPYYVGPESIRIINLPLELKKATHHEWLNIDSVKISVMGLPAKDFPIALSENRISKPDVENDRFNAGRVQIKILPEQPELQLLRTNNMTDNSWMMLHGTKKRFTITLRNKSLKCPIEHLQFLHSSNIEQSIKPDYWKKMQLDDLYGLETQLEWMKNKCIKFIDPPQRMEPHETCSFDMEVDATATPFHFNGFDLVINYGMNANDKSRVYLKTLHSSYHVTLKRSIEVSSIDIVSLNQDFTSEADHVDWVHYLLKKQETDDNFNINKYLLLLLDVRNSWIDSIKTQLHYEDFESHEYTIESLHTTRVVIPIRKLEYQNYNFKKQLVPRVWQGRQYIQSGLNEEQEIEMRERFWCRQHILSRLSCDWILTTDASIKGTVYFPQFLERFDPKMVSSLYEAKSPYHIDLSIDKRSVTKGECVNAVVKVSPRSISDCTTSPQSPPERLLLNFAIFDSHTAKLLSKSNRRVLFNGTLSRHLIVIKPVETQLQLLPLEKGSYEICVCLSRSDSKDQAIQFNSGLVTFTVI from the coding sequence ATGAACCCATCAATGTACGATGCTAGTTTTGTACAGCCGTGTCGTGTACGACTTCTAGTGGTGCCCGTTGGGAAATGGAAAAGAAGCCAGTTTTTAGAAGCTGTTACGAAATTGAGAAAGTACAATGAGGTCAGATTGGTTGACATTACCCCAATTGATAGTCCACTCTTTACTCCACAGGGTTTCCCACAGGGTAGGCTATTCTTTGAAGTTATTACATCTGGTCATAACGATGCGTTAAACCTGTTTCTCTATGATTTCGAGCCATTTAGAAAGATATTCGTTGTTGTGGGACTTGTGAACGATGATTCCTCATCTGAAGATAATCTCAAGGTTTTGAAGGAGAAATATCCTACCGTCATCTCGCATAACTTGATATACGTGGGCTCTAATGTAGATGCCGGGTCTTCTCAAGACGCTCAAGTTTTCCGCAGTGGCGATGAGTTTGAgtccaatttggaaaccatCATCTGTGATATTGGTAGGAATTTCCTACAGGCACTTTCACATTACTATTCTTCTTATAAGCATGTTACCTTGAGATCTCCAGGTGccattggtggtaatgcAGTATTGAAGACCTCATTGACAAGACAACTGGCCCATGCCAATTTGCCTACGAATTCTACgtcatcatcctcatcatcacgAAAGATGAACAGTTTTGAATCAACTACTAATAGCATCAAAAGATCAGCATCTTTGAAACTGGCGAAATCACTATCCACCTCAGAAAACAGATCGCAGTTGAGATCTCAGGGGAGACAGCACAAGATTTTGGgaaatttccaattacTTGCCGGCAGGTACATTAGTGCTCTCCATAGTTTTACTGAAGCAGTCACACAATTGTACAAAGTTCGTGATCATCTTTGGTTAGCATCTGCATTGGACGGCATTGCTATATGTCTTCTTTTGTTAAGTTTTCTTAACAtatctttccaaataccATACATCGTCATGCTAATCATACCTGTCCAAACTTCTAACCCTAGTGCTGATCCGATTTCTCCGCGAAATAGTTCTAATGGTCCTATTAGATctccaagaaattcttcaagCTCACTAGGATTAAGTCAAGACGTTGATGTGGAAAATGTTAATTTACCAATCCTAATCAGATCAATTTCTGAAAAGATACTATACTATTACGAGTTAAGTTTGAACCATCACTGCGATTACGCGCCGCAAACTGTTTATTCAGAGACATTATTGAAAACATTAACATTTATGGTAACATGCTATTCAAGCACCAAGCTATCTCCACCtatattggaaaaaatcatAAAAGGTTCACTTTCCTCAAGTTTGGGACCAGCAACAATGTTCGATAGTAATCAATTGGGTCCAATAGATGGGAAAGACGAGattcttttctcaaaaattgaaatttattcCTTTGctaataaaatttttgagctCCAATTAAAAGAAATGGACCTTGAAAGTCAGACTATTATCTACATCGTATTATCCAAAGTTTACCATTCTTTGGGATTTGCCAGGAAAAGATTATTTGTCCTACGCCTTTTACTTGTAGCCCTCTTAGCAAACCAAGAGAAGATTAACTGGGATGAGAATTATCTAGAAATCTTGGATGGAATGATAAAACTTTATGGTATAGAGGATAGAACTCCGGAAACGTCAGTACAAGATTCTCAAGCTTCAGCGTGGTTGACTTTGCAGAGAAAATGCTTGCAGCTATGTTTAATGGTTTCACGCAAGCTTAAGAATTCTGAGTGTACCTCTAGGTATGCAGTTATGCTCTTGAGCAGATATACACATTTATTAACCCAATCTGAACAGCAGAATCTTTTCACTTCATTTATTCAACCGTCCATGTTTGATGGTTATATTCAATCCTACTGGGATCCTTTTCTGTTAAGAGATGTTAAATTGACAAGATTAGAATCAGATGTTTCCGGCGGTGAATTGCCCGTTGAGTCAGAAATGAGTGTTTTGGATAAAAAAGCCAAGGTCAACCCTACAAGGTCAgatgaagttttcaatCCATTTAGACAGCTACTAGCTGCCGATAAAGTGGTTTCCGAGGCGGATCCCACGTCGCAAAACGTTTTCCTGGTAGGTGATAGAGCCATGTTCTCATGCATGGTTCAAAACCCATTTAAATTCGAAATTTCTTTTACAggtattcaattcaattctgaGACTACAAAGTTCTGTGAGTTGGGGAAAAGCGATGTTAACTTGAAAAGACCTTATTACGTGGGCCCTGAATCGATTagaatcatcaatttgCCGctagaattaaaaaaagCAACTCATCACGAATGGCTCAATATCGATTCCGTAAAAATATCCGTCATGGGTCTCCCCGCTAAGGATTTCCCTATCGCTCTTTCAGAGAACCGTATCTCCAAGCCAGATGTAGAGAATGATAGGTTTAATGCAGGCAGGGttcaaattaaaattttacCTGAACAGCCTGAGTTACAACTGTTGAGGACAAATAACATGACTGACAATTCATGGATGATGTTGCATGGAACCAAAAAACGCTTCACAATAACTTTGAGAAACAAATCGTTGAAATGCCCCATCGAGCATTTACAATTTCTACACTCTTCCAATATTGAACAATCCATCAAACCTGAttattggaagaaaatgcAATTAGACGATTTATATGGTTTAGAGACCCAACTGGAATGGATGAAAAATAAATGTATCAAATTCATAGACCCACCTCAAAGAATGGAACCCCATGAAACTTGTTCCTTCGACATGGAAGTAGATGCGACTGCCACACCGTTCCATTTCAACGGGTTTGATCTGGTTATCAACTATGGAATGAATGCAAATGACAAGTCTCGAGTGTATTTGAAAACGCTTCATTCTTCATATCACGTCACTTTAAAGAGGTCAATTGAAGTATCCAGCATTGATATCGTTTCATTGAATCAAGATTTCACATCTGAAGCAGACCATGTGGACTGGGTCCATTaccttttgaagaagcaaGAGACAGATGATaatttcaacatcaacaaatATTTGTTGTTACTTCTGGATGTtagaaattcttggatcGATAGTATTAAAACTCAACTCCATTATGAGGATTTTGAAAGTCATGAGTACACGATAGAGTCCCTGCATACCACTAGAGTCGTTATCCCCATAAGGAAGCTCGAATACCAAAATTACAACTTCAAAAAGCAATTAGTTCCAAGAGTCTGGCAAGGGCGACAGTACATCCAAAGTGGCCTCAACGaggaacaagaaattgaaatgaGGGAAAGATTTTGGTGTCGACAGCACATTCTTTCACGTTTATCATGTGATTGGATATTGACTACTGATGCTTCCATTAAGGGAACCGTGTATTTCCCACAATTTCTCGAGAGATTCGATCCCAAGATGGTCTCAAGCCTTTACGAGGCCAAATCACCTTACCATATTGATCTTTCTATTGATAAACGTAGCGTCACCAAGGGCGAATGTGTCAATGCCGTAGTTAAAGTGAGTCCCAGATCTATTTCAGATTGTACCACTTCTCCACAGTCACCACCAGAGAGGCTACTGCTGAATTTCGCAATATTCGATAGCCATACGGCAAAACTCCTGTCCAAATCCAACAGACGTGTTTTGTTCAATGGGACTCTATCCCGCCATTTGATAGTTATCAAACCCGTGGAAACgcaattgcaattgttgCCGCTGGAAAAAGGTAGCTATGAGATCTGCGTATGCCTCTCTAGATCCGATTCGAAAGATCAAGCAATACAATTCAATTCCGGTTTGGTTACATTCACTGTAATATAA
- the PUP1 gene encoding proteasome core particle subunit beta 2 (highly similar to uniprot|P25043 YOR157C Saccharomyces cerevisiae PUP1 Endopeptidase with trypsin-like activity that cleaves after basic residues): MAGLSFENYQRNDYLASQGHAVPKATSTGTTIVGVKYDKGVVIAADTRSTQGPIVADKNCAKLHRMAPRIWCAGAGTAADTEAVTQLIGSNLELHSQYANREPRVVSALQMLKQHLFRYQGHIGAYLIVAGVDPTGAHLFSVQAHGSTDVGHYLSLGSGSLAAMATLESNWKQNLTKDEAVKLASDAIQAGIWNDLGSGSNVDVCVMEVGKDAEYLRNYITPNVREPKQQSYKFARGTTAVLRESIISVCDVQEEPVDVTA, from the coding sequence ATGGCAGGATTATCATTTGAGAATTATCAGAGGAACGACTACTTGGCCTCTCAAGGGCACGCTGTTCCTAAGGCGACTTCAACGGGTACAACTATTGTAGGTGTGAAATACGATAAGGGAGTGGTCATTGCAGCTGATACCAGATCAACACAGGGACCTATAGTTGCTGACAAGAACTGTGCTAAGCTGCATAGGATGGCTCCACGTATATGGTGTGCTGGTGCCGGTACTGCAGCTGACACTGAGGCAGTTACACAGTtaattggatcaaatttgGAATTACACAGTCAGTATGCTAATAGGGAACCCCGTGTGGTATCAGCATTACAGATGTTGAAGCAACACCTGTTTAGATATCAAGGTCATATTGGTGCATATTTGATTGTAGCAGGTGTGGATCCTACTGGTGCCCATCTTTTCTCCGTCCAAGCTCATGGTTCCACTGATGTCGGCCATTACTTGTCGTTGGGTTCAGGTTCATTAGCTGCTATGGCCACTCTAGAATCTAACTGGAAACAAAATTTGACTAAGGATGAAGCGGTAAAATTAGCATCAGATGCTATTCAAGCAGGTATATGGAATGATTTGGGTTCAGGTTCTAATGTCGACGTGTGTGTTATGGAAGTTGGTAAAGATGCAGAATACTTGAGAAACTACATTACTCCAAACGTTAGAGAACCAAAACAACAAAGTTATAAATTTGCAAGAGGTACTACAGCTGTGCTTAGGGAAAGTATCATTAGCGTCTGTGACGTACAGGAGGAGCCCGTTGACGTTACAGCATGA
- the ADE8 gene encoding phosphoribosylglycinamide formyltransferase (highly similar to uniprot|P04161 YDR408C Saccharomyces cerevisiae ADE8 Phosphoribosyl-glycinamide transformylase) has product MGRITVLISGSGSNLQSLIDAQAQKELGEGQITCVISSSKKAYGLQRAEMANIPTKVCSLYPFVKDVPKSDEVGRQKCRVQFEEELARQVLEQKPDLVVCAGWLLILGPHFLSKLRGIPIINLHPALPGAFDGTTHAIEMAWQKAQDTGNSLTAGCMVHYVIEEVDRGEPLIIKELEIRPGQETLEQYEQRVHEAEHVAIVEATVKVLKKR; this is encoded by the coding sequence ATGGGACGTATTACAGTGCTTATATCGGGTTCAGGTTCGAATCTGCAGTCACTGATTGATGCACAGGCTCAAAAAGAACTAGGTGAAGGCCAAATTACCTGCGTCATATCGTCAAGTAAAAAGGCCTACGGTTTACAGAGAGCTGAAATGGCTAATATACCAACCAAAGTTTGCTCACTATACCCATTTGTGAAGGACGTACCTAAAAGTGATGAAGTTGGTAGACAGAAGTGTAGGgttcaatttgaagaagaattagcTCGTCAAGTTCTCGAACAAAAACCTGATTTGGTTGTATGTGCGGGATGGTTACTCATTCTGGGTCCCCACTTCCTATCTAAGTTGAGAGGTATACCAATTATCAATCTACATCCTGCATTGCCAGGAGCATTTGATGGTACCACACATGCAATTGAAATGGCATGGCAAAAAGCTCAAGATACTGGTAACTCGCTAACCGCTGGATGCATGGTTCATTACGTTATTGAAGAAGTAGATAGAGGCGAACCATTGATTATCAAGGAATTAGAAATCCGTCCTGGCCAAGAGACATTGGAACAGTATGAGCAAAGGGTTCATGAGGCAGAACATGTTGCCATTGTGGAAGCTACGGTCAAagtattgaagaaaaggtaA
- the SIZ1 gene encoding SUMO ligase SIZ1 (some similarities with Q04195 YDR409W uniprot|Q7LIJ4 Saccharomyces cerevisiae SIZ1 SUMO ligase that promotes the attachment of sumo (Smt3p small ubiquitin-related modifier) to proteins): MSVTPTNNGSVGTGGGGLHQEIHAAIDQVEHLKVSELKAVCRSIELPITGRKAVLQDRIRAYLKNSCSIGHIDPWRPKTIRVLIDKAKLGELLPKYEILWQTLRSGAYNHPVAIGAEPVGVLNQQDGSVSGQDQYVVGDPSAYTSYRTVSPEELSITGGSRTAAPKNRYMHFKESPFYRIKKLIQETAQKLNVTNVRGTCVAKWRFTKADWTLLESDEKYKVYLFCGMVDPQTGFQSNQPIQFPHPNEIRVNSVQVKDNVRGLKNKPGTAKPADLTPYLRPPTQQNSLEVIYAFTKSEYFIYGYIVEQVTPEELLQEVLRHPKILKAATLHYIEKTLNDEEDDDLVTTSTVMTLQCPVSYTRMKYPAKSIMCKHLQCFDALWYIYSQMQIPTWQCPVCQIDIDLKHLAVCQFVDEILKNSDEDTEQVELSSDGSWKPVVEEPPKPAERPLPTTHSTSVKQENTDDDDNRALADHSRGTSPSNEPVVISLDSESEEDEQMDPPPQQESDPAPPRAQEPTRQESLRTSAATSYVDDNTSQHTLDPRANQTITPTAPRQNSLGADNSLDYVERRQGVPNILGKTPLNNGEDTSNQDTPLAEEGPSSPTPNSSTRGMFTPAATNSPAGNDQWSNDERPVFRSHSGTLDPRASGIYESSENNHSGSNSMLGMTGQISGPPGDDSGGPSPSTNNSSNNLLGISGNLSSFRPEESQSYEPQKQQQQQQHQQQYQQAPPLPPLPDPKVRQPSRPPIPGRTRKPVVSPFLPPKPYLNMLPRKRHISNSPNGGPRPSNEPPMGSQQLGVSMNDPNTVGNVDTSGAHRGGATRISGRDDVIDLTSD; this comes from the coding sequence ATGTCAGTAACTCCCACCAATAACGGTTCTGTGGGTACAGGCGGTGGAGGTTTACATCAGGAGATTCACGCAGCTATTGATCAAGTTGAACATTTAAAAGTTTCAGAATTAAAAGCCGTTTGTAGGTCGATAGAACTGCCGATTACAGGCAGAAAGGCAGTTTTACAAGATAGGATAAGGGCGTACTTAAAGAATTCATGTTCTATTGGACATATAGATCCATGGAGGCCCAAGACAATACGTGTTTTGATAGATAAGGCTAAATTAGGTGAACTCTTACCGAAATACGAAATTTTATGGCAAACTTTGAGAAGTGGAGCTTATAACCATCCGGTGGCTATAGGTGCTGAACCGGTTGGCGTACTAAATCAACAAGATGGATCAGTAAGTGGTCAAGATCAATACGTGGTAGGGGATCCATCTGCATATACGTCATATCGAACCGTTAGTCCTGAAGAGCTCAGTATTACTGGTGGCAGTAGGACGGCGGCACCTAAAAATCGCTATATGCATTTCAAGGAATCACCTTTTTACAGGATTAAAAAACTGATACAGGAGACTGCACAGAAGCTAAACGTCACCAATGTAAGAGGTACATGTGTTGCGAAATGGAGGTTTACGAAAGCCGATTGGACTCTACTAGAATCAGATGAAAAATATAAAGTATATTTATTTTGTGGTATGGTAGATCCCCAAACGGGTTTCCAATCGAATCAACCGATTCAATTTCCTCATCCTAATGAGATACGAGTTAATAGTGTTCAAGTAAAGGATAACGTCAGAGGCTTAAAGAACAAGCCAGGTACCGCAAAACCAGCAGATTTAACGCCTTATTTGAGACCACCAACACAACAAAATAGTTTGGAAGTCATTTATGCATTCACGAAGAGTGAATATTTCATCTACGGCTATATAGTAGAGCAAGTTACTCCCGAGGAGTTATTACAAGAAGTGCTGCGACATCCCAAGATTCTGAAGGCTGCCACTTTGCATTACATTGAAAAGACTTTaaacgatgaagaagatgacgatTTAGTTACTACATCTACAGTGATGACATTACAATGTCCGGTCTCTTACACAAGGATGAAATACCCTGCCAAATCAATTATGTGCAAACATCTACAATGTTTTGACGCCCTTTGGTACATCTACTCACAGATGCAAATCCCCACATGGCAATGTCCTGTTTGTCAAATAGATATCGATTTGAAGCATTTAGCAGTCTGTCAATTTgtggatgaaattttaaaaaactCCGATGAGGATACAGAGCAAGTGGAATTGTCATCAGATGGATCTTGGAAGCCTGTGGTGGAAGAACCTCCTAAGCCAGCAGAGCGACCATTACCAACTACTCATTCCACAAGTGTGAAACAAGAAAatactgatgatgatgataatagGGCACTTGCTGATCATTCCAGAGGAACTTCACCTTCCAATGAACCTGTAGTTATATCACTCGATAGCgaatcagaagaagatgagcAAATGgatccaccaccacaacaGGAGTCAGATCCTGCCCCTCCACGAGCGCAGGAACCTACAAGACAGGAATCGTTAAGGACATCGGCTGCGACGTCTTATGTGGATGACAATACATCACAGCATACTTTAGATCCGAGAGCTAATCAGACCATAACACCAACCGCTCCCAGGCAAAACTCACTTGGTGCTGATAACAGTTTAGACTATGTGGAACGCCGTCAAGGAGTACCCAATATATTAGGTAAAACGCCCCTAAacaatggtgaagataCTTCAAATCAAGATACCCCTTTAGCGGAGGAAGGACCCAGCTCACCAACACCTAATTCTTCTACGAGGGGCATGTTTACACCAGCAGCTACCAATAGCCCGGCAGGTAATGACCAATGGTCTAATGATGAAAGACCTGTGTTCAGGTCACACAGTGGGACTCTGGATCCAAGAGCTAGTGGAATTTATGAATCTAGTGAGAATAATCACAGTGGTTCAAATTCTATGCTGGGTATGACGGGACAAATAAGTGGTCCTCCAGGTGATGATTCAGGCGGTCCTTCACCAAGCACAAATAACAGTAGTAATAATCTCCTTGGTATATCTGGGAATTTGAGCTCATTCAGACCAGAGGAATCACAATCATACGAACCCCAAaagcaacagcaacagcaacagcatcaacaacaatatCAACAAGCACCACCATTGCCACCACTACCAGATCCAAAAGTAAGGCAACCAAGCCGGCCACCGATCCCTGGTAGAACGAGAAAACCCGTGGTATCACCttttttaccaccaaaacCTTACTTAAACATGCTCCCGCGCAAGAGACACATTTCTAATTCTCCCAATGGAGGCCCAAGACCGAGCAATGAACCGCCAATGGGTTCGCAACAGTTGGGAGTTTCGATGAATGATCCGAATACAGTTGGTAATGTTGATACTAGTGGTGCCCATCGAGGTGGTGCAACAAGAATTTCTGGTCGTGACGACGTAATAGACCTGACATCGGATTGA
- the STE14 gene encoding protein-S-isoprenylcysteine carboxyl O-methyltransferase (similar to uniprot|P32584 Saccharomyces cerevisiae YDR410C STE14 Farnesyl cysteine-carboxyl methyltransferase mediates the carboxyl methylation step during C-terminal CAAX motif processing of a-factor and RAS proteins in the endoplasmic reticulum localizes to the ER membrane): MAIYPDVSVNQPHRIALTAFLLGSVMGLFLGLIKFVHLKAFDFYMAALALFHFLEYYTTAKYNPSQTTEDSFLLSNGIEYLLCHSFAILECLLEYMFLPHWKADMSSLSHFIVVSLGYTFIIVGQIARTMAMRTAGQSFSHTVRTSRGEGHVLVKNGIYQWSRHPSYFGFFWWAVGTQMIMLNPLSLVIFATVLWKFFRQRIKFEENYLLRFFGRDYYDYKNSVPVLIPFIA, translated from the coding sequence ATGGCTATTTATCCTGACGTTAGTGTTAATCAACCCCATCGCATTGCCCTAACGGCCTTTTTGCTGGGTTCCGTGATGGGGTTGTTTTTGGGCCTAATCAAATTTGTTCATTTGAAAGCCTTTGACTTCTACATGGCTGCATTGGCACTGTTCCACTTTCTGGAGTACTATACTACGGCTAAGTACAATCCAAGCCAAACTACTGAAGACTCTTTCTTACTGTCTAATGGTATCGAATACCTGTTATGCCACTCCTTTGCCATATTAGAGTGCCTCCTAGAGTACATGTTTCTTCCGCATTGGAAGGCAGACATGAGTTCTCTATCTCACTTCATAGTAGTTTCACTGGGTTATACCTTTATCATTGTGGGTCAAATCGCTAGGACTATGGCGATGCGTACTGCTGGTCAATCCTTTTCACACACAGTAAGAACAAGCAGAGGTGAAGGTCACGTTTTAGTCAAAAATGGTATCTACCAATGGTCAAGACACCCAAGCtattttggattcttttgGTGGGCTGTTGGAACCCAAATGATTATGTTGAACCCCTTATCACTTGTAATCTTCGCTACGGTCCTTTGGAAATTCTTCCGTCAAAGGATTAAATTCGAAGAAAATTATCTACTAAGATTCTTTGGACGCGATTACTACGATTACAAGAATTCTGTACCTGTTTTAATCCCCTTCATTGCTTGA